Sequence from the Bacteroidota bacterium genome:
CGACTATAAGAGCTATAAAAGTATACTTCCTGGTAAAGCAACAAGCAGTTAATTATCTCTTTACTTTTTACCCAATTATGATGTTTAGCATCAATATTTTACTACTATGTTCATTAATTGCTACCATCTTCAATTTTAGCACTATCCCTGCCTTGCCGGCAGGCAAGTGCCAAATGCACTATATTTTTTTATTGTGCGTTCGTGCTTTTATATTTTCAAAATCCCTCTCATATTTTCACCAAGGATTAATTCTTTATCCTTGGTTGAAATATCAAGACTTCTTATCCTATCAATATTTTTCTTTATATTGTCTTTTCCATAAGGAGTGTCAGTTCCTAATGTAACATTTGTCGCTCCAACAAATGTTATAGCATCCATAAATCTTTTAGTCGATGTAAGTTGTATTGTGGATGTATCAAAATAAAGATTTTCATCTTTGTAGTTATGTTCTATAAAAATTTCTAAACCAAATAAATGAGCAACAATTAATTTTAGGTTAGGATGTTCTTTTTTATACTTGATGAGTTGTTCTACATCATTGTCAGAGTACAAGTGAATGAACAATGGTAAATCATTTTTTTCAGTCCATTCAGCAACCGTTCTAAAAAAATCAGAATCTACAGAATAATTTTCCCAACACTGGTGCAGTTTCACACCTTTAAAATTCCATTCTGTAAACTTTTCACTTAAATACTCCGTTGGATTTTTCATTTGTTGTGTAATCCAAATAAATTGAATCACTCTTCCATTTGTTCTATGTGTCAAATTGTAAACATGCTCATTTCCTTTTGGAATTTGTTTAACTGTACCGGTAATTCCAATTACAAATTTGGTCAAGCGATTTGTAACTTTAACCACATTATTTGCAGGAAACATTTTTGCTAAGTTTGGTAAAGAGTAGCTTTTCGTACTTTCCAATTCTCCGGGTACAAGTATCACCTTATCTACTCCATATTTATCCAAATTATTAATAATACTTTCCGGTTTAAGAAAGATCCCGGAAGCATGTGCATGTCCATCTATTATCATATCTGCTCCATAATTATAGTTCTGTTCACTTCCATGACGCACAACTAAGTTATATCCCTGCAAAACATAACTATATACCAAAAACTACATGGGATATAGTTATATTTTAGTTACCGTTATACTAACAAATATATTTATTATAAAACGCCTGATTTCATAAATGTTATAAAAATAATAGTAAACAGAAAAACAAACAGCAGATATACGAAAAATAGATATAAATAAGGTGTACTCTCTTAGCCTTTACTCCGATGAGCCAAGGAAGCATTAACCAAATATACTGTACCTCCCGTCTTTATACTTTCGCCTTTTTCTTCCTTAGATAAGCAATCACTGCAACTACCGCTACAACAACAATAGTGTAGTAAACAAAGTCCGGAATCGGCATCGGGTCACCGGCTGCATAAGAATGTAAGCCCGACAGATAGTAGTTAACTCCAAAATACGTCATAATAATAGACGAGAAGGCAACTACACTGGCAAGGTTAAATGCGTATTTACCTTTAAGTCCGGGTACCAATCGCATGTGTAAAACAAAAACATAGACAAAAACACTTACAAACGCCCATGTTTCTTTTGGATCCCAGCCCCAATATCGTCCCCATGATTCATTGGCCCACACACCTCCCAAAAAGGTACCTATTGTAAGCAGATACAAACCTATTATCAGCGTCATCTCGTTGATATAGCTTAATTCCTGAATAGTCTTCTGCAATTTACTCTTGTTGCCATCACTAATAAAGATATACACTATCAGTACCAGGAATCCCAAAAGGGCTCCGAGGCCTACAAAGCCATAACTGGCAGTAATAATTGCCACATGTATCATAAGCCAGTACGAGTCCAGAACCGGAACAATATTTGTAACCTCCGGATCGAGCCAGTTAAGATGAGAAACCATCAAAATCAACGAAGTTAGAAGCGCCGTTGCCGCAAGTGAAATCTTTGAACGTTTGGCGAATATAAATCCGGCCAAAATAGTAGCCCAGGCAATATAAATCATCGATTCGTAACCATTACTCCACGGTGCATGCCCCGAAATATACCAACGAGCTCCTAAGCCCATAGTATGAAAAACAAACCCGAGAAATATCAAAAATGCGGCGAACTTATTTAAATAACTTATCCACTTCGACTCTTTAAACAACTGAATAAAACTAAAGATCAACATAGCAAAACCTGCAAGCATATAATAAGGGAAGAGCTTTTGAAAAGGCTTGTACTTATTGTACATAAGTTCCATTTTTGTTTTTCTTTCGTCCGGCATTACATTCGATCCGTATTTCTTTTGAAACATCGAAATAAATTCGATTTTCTGATCTGCTTCCTCCCATTTACCGCTTTTCTGCGCCTCCTTAATTGTGGTATAATACCATGGCATAATCTTAGAAACAAACAAAGAATCGTCTGATTTCAGCATCGATAAATCGCTATGCGATGATATCCACTTGTTATTACTGTCGTTTGGCACCGGAAAAAGCCTTAATAAACTACCGTTTACAGCCATATATAAAACGTTGACACGTTCATCAACCTTTATAATTTCCTTATCTAATTTCCCTCTTTCTCCCGGCTTTTTCTGATAAGACACTTCTACATCCTTCCCAAGTTTATATACACCTCTTTCGTCGAAAAAGTCGAAAAAGCGGGC
This genomic interval carries:
- a CDS encoding TatD family hydrolase, coding for MQGYNLVVRHGSEQNYNYGADMIIDGHAHASGIFLKPESIINNLDKYGVDKVILVPGELESTKSYSLPNLAKMFPANNVVKVTNRLTKFVIGITGTVKQIPKGNEHVYNLTHRTNGRVIQFIWITQQMKNPTEYLSEKFTEWNFKGVKLHQCWENYSVDSDFFRTVAEWTEKNDLPLFIHLYSDNDVEQLIKYKKEHPNLKLIVAHLFGLEIFIEHNYKDENLYFDTSTIQLTSTKRFMDAITFVGATNVTLGTDTPYGKDNIKKNIDRIRSLDISTKDKELILGENMRGILKI